The nucleotide window AAGATTTTACATTTTCCAATCCATGAAAGGAGCCCACCAAATGCAGGTAAACATAAAGAATTTGATTGATGACACACAATGTTATGACACTGTAAGAGAGTTGCGCTGGCCAGAAGGAAGAGCGTGTCCGTTTTGTGAATCCCGGCGAGTTATCAGAAGAGGTTTCGATGAAAAAGAGTCTGCCAGGCAGCGCTATGAGTGTAAAAAATGCGGAAAACGCTTTGACGACCTTACCGGCACGATCTTTTCCGGGCATCATCAACCCCTTAAAGTCTGGATTTTGTGCCTCTACTTCATGGGATTGAACCTGTCCAATGACCAAATTGCAAAAGAATTGGGGCTTAACCGCAGCGACGCCCATCAAATGACCAGCCAGCTTCGTGACGGGGTTGTCAAAAAAAACCAAAAATAATCCTCTATGATGAGGTTGAGTTTGATGAAGTCTATATTGTGGCAGGACATAAAGGCAATCCTGAAGCCGTAGCCCGGAAAGGTAGAAAGGGCCGAAGAAACAGGTTGAAGGGAGCACCTGGCCGGGGCACACAGGAAAAAGAGAAGCCACCGGTTTTCGGGATGATTCAACGATGTAGAGATGTGG belongs to Desulfobacula toluolica Tol2 and includes:
- a CDS encoding transposase; its protein translation is MQVNIKNLIDDTQCYDTVRELRWPEGRACPFCESRRVIRRGFDEKESARQRYECKKCGKRFDDLTGTIFSGHHQPLKVWILCLYFMGLNLSNDQIAKELGLNRSDAHQMTSQLRDGVVKKNQK